TAACTGGTCCCAGCAGTGAGTGCTACTGGCATGCGTGGGGACGCTGCAGCAGGTGTGGTGTGGAGAGGGACATCCTCGAGGCCTGAGTCCAGAGGGGCCGCAGGAAGGAACAGTCATCCCACCTGAGAAATGGCTGCGGTCACCTCCAGCCCCTGGCGccagcagggaaaggaaagtgCAGGAGGTGCATGCAGGGCTTCTCGACACGTCCATGGCAGCCCTGGAGAAGCCACCTTGCTctcttcctgcctgcagcacatcTCTGCACTTACGTCATTGCCTGGGAGAAGATGCAGTGGCTCATTGCTGTTGGACCATTCCTGCTGGGGCTTGGTGCTTCTCCCAAAGTGGGGATTGAAGAAGAGGTGACTCCTGGCAAACGGGAGCCCACAGCACAGGACAAAGCTTTCTCCAGCCTCCTGGGACCCTGGCTTTGGGGGAGGAAGGGCCACACTGTGCCTGGCTTCCACTCCTCCACATTTCCACTTGTAAACCCCTGAgatatttctcttctgctgccaTCTGTTTCTAtagctctgccagactctttgttagagaagaaataaagcttttgttccttttttttttcctttttttttttcttcttagttttctaaaagaaaacatgcGCTGTGTTGTAAAGCTGTTGGTGCTGTggtctctgctgcaggcagtgccccgtgcagtgctgctggagctgacAGCCCCTCTTGTCCCACCACCCCGCTCGCTGAGCTCTGCTGGCTGCTTGGTCCCCAATGCAGCCCGCGTGTCCCCAGGGCGCTGGGGGAACTGTTACCAGGTGGGATGTGCTGGTGTCGTGAGGAGAAGCTGTGACCCGCGCTGGGGCTTGCCTTGTGAAAAGACCCCAGAAGGAAAGGAGCAGCTCGTGGCTCAGAGACAGGCTTCGGTGGCTGCAAAACCTGCAGGCAGAACTGGTGCCATCTGCCTTCCCAGCTGTGCCATAGGAGCTGGCTGCGTGGATGCACTCACACCAAAGCATTGATTCAGGTGTTCCTGCTTCAAGGGATCTCCAGTGGGATCAGTTGAGCTGTTCCTGGTTATTTCTTTGAATGGCCAAGGTGTCTGTTTTCTGCTCGCAGCGGCTCTAGCACATCCAACTCCTCGTGCTCGTTTCTGCTGCTGTCCTGTCCCCAGGTGCTGTGTCGAAACCCCCTGACCCACCTGTGCTTTCCTTCCCGCAGTGTGCAAGTACGTGGCAGTAGAGCTGAAATCGGCTTTTGAGGAGACCGGCAAGACCAAGGAGGTGATTGACACCAAGTACGGCTTCCTGGATGGGAAGGGCTCTGCCGTCAAGTACACGCAGTCGTAAGTGAGAGTGGGACGGGTCATCTGCCGCCGTTGCTGCCTGTGGTCTGCAGAGCCGGGGACCTCAGGAGCCTGTGGGCAGGCTGCGCTGCGCACAGCTGCGCTGAGAAAGCTGAGCTGTGCCCAggctggcagggtgggcagggcagggcagccgGGAGGTGACCCTCCTGCCTGGGAGAGCCCGGGAGCTGCAGAGCGCTCCCCCATTGCACTGGCTGGGCTGAGGCTTGCCCTGTGCCCTGGCTGTTCCTGGGGGGCAGTGCTGAGCCCGAGCCCTCCCTCCTTTCCATGCAGGGACATACGGTTAATCGAAGTGACAGAGAACATCTGCAAGCGGTTGCTGGATTACAACCTGCACAAAGAGAGGAGTGGCAGTAACAGATTTGCAAAGGTGAGGGCTGTCGATCCTCCAGTCCCCTGCTCCCCAGTGTCTCTTGCCCGCCTCTGCACTGCTGGGGCGCTGAACCGGGATTTGTTCTTCCCATCCCCTGCCAGTGCCCAGCATGCAAGGCTGCCCCCCAAGTCAGGTGTGGGGTGCTCTCCTTGTGGGGCACAGAAGGAGCCAGGggctgatgcccagcctgtgtCTTCCTGTTATTTTGGGGAGCGGGTTTgcagagggggacttgctgCCACTTGAACTCCCTCCTGGTAATGCTGATGCCCTGGGGACCCTCATCTTGGCTGATTCGCATGTACCTGCAtccctgggtgctgggaggggagagcgGGAGCCTGGCGGAAGGAGCACCGCTTCACCGGGCAGCACTGCTCCCCCAGGGCATGTCGGAGACGTTCGAGACCCTGCACAACCTGGTGCACAAGGGCGTCAAGGTGGTGATGGACATCCCCTACGAGCTGTGGAATGAGACCTCCGCTGAGGTGGCTGACCTCAAAAAGCAGGTACTCAGCCTGGTAGGACTGGCCCTTGGCGGCCGCTGTGGCCTTGTGGGCTGGAgcacagagggagagagggtTCTGGGGGTGTGCTGCCAGGAAGGGGGGTGTTAGCAGCACCTGCTGCCCTGGTCCTGTGCCGCGTGGCTGGAGCGAGGCTTCTCTCCGCTCTAGTGCGACGTGCTGGTGGAGGAGTACGAAGACGTGATTGAGGACTGGTACAGGCACCACCAGACAGAGGATCTCTCTCAGTTTCTCTGTGCTGACCACGTGCTAAAAGGGAAGGACACAAGTAAGTcctggctgctccccagggcagggtgggcatgctggggagggcaggggagccccccccccaggcatgGGGAGCCCCCCCCGGGCACAGGGAGCCCCGCTTCTCCCTCAGGGCCACCTCTGcccctctcttccccaggctgcctGGCAGAGAAGTGGACTGGCAAAAAGGGTGACTTGGCAAGCGTGGGGGAGAAGCAGAGCAAGAAGAAGagtgggaagaagaagaagaaagtccAGAAGGATGAGAGCGAGGGAGCTGCCAGCCTCCCAGCTGCAGGGGAGGCTGTGGAGGAGAGCGGGGTCCAGGAGGAGGTTCCGCTCACCCATAGCCCAGCCGATGAGCTGTAGgggtgcagccccagctcccggGGCCGCCCGCTCTGGGATCTCATCCCCCCGCGTCCTGTGGGTACCAA
The DNA window shown above is from Grus americana isolate bGruAme1 chromosome 3, bGruAme1.mat, whole genome shotgun sequence and carries:
- the CNPY3 gene encoding protein canopy homolog 3 isoform X1; this encodes MAAAAAALLLLAALAGGDDSDWVRLPSKCEVCKYVAVELKSAFEETGKTKEVIDTKYGFLDGKGSAVKYTQSDIRLIEVTENICKRLLDYNLHKERSGSNRFAKGMSETFETLHNLVHKGVKVVMDIPYELWNETSAEVADLKKQCDVLVEEYEDVIEDWYRHHQTEDLSQFLCADHVLKGKDTSCLAEKWTGKKGDLASVGEKQSKKKSGKKKKKVQKDESEGAASLPAAGEAVEESGVQEEVPLTHSPADEL
- the CNPY3 gene encoding protein canopy homolog 3 isoform X2, encoding MEVPWVLLAAALLPLLPPGRAAGPLPTLAPPLSMVVAGQRRRLVACVVSDLAPDSSHTVWISSGNSSALQSFAYGASQEDGGTVCTVSLLPEDPPAKEALACHVGPNRTSPTHSSSPIRITGNEEAVEPCPGNTAVCKYVAVELKSAFEETGKTKEVIDTKYGFLDGKGSAVKYTQSDIRLIEVTENICKRLLDYNLHKERSGSNRFAKGMSETFETLHNLVHKGVKVVMDIPYELWNETSAEVADLKKQCDVLVEEYEDVIEDWYRHHQTEDLSQFLCADHVLKGKDTSCLAEKWTGKKGDLASVGEKQSKKKSGKKKKKVQKDESEGAASLPAAGEAVEESGVQEEVPLTHSPADEL